The Candidatus Methylomirabilota bacterium DNA segment CGCCCCGACGCCCGCTTCCGCTTCGTCATCACCCCGCGTCCCTAAGGAGACACTGAGATGAAGAACGTGCAGATGACGGTGGCCGGGAACATTCTGACGATCACGGTGGACTTGACCAAAGAGTTTGGGCCGTCTTCGTCCGGGAAGACGATCATCATCGCCTCGACCGAGGGCAATGTCGCGGTGCTCGAGCGCGACGAGAAGATTGGGCTGAACGTCTACCGGAAGAAGTGAAGGCTCAGGCGCCCCGGCCCGGGGCGCCGCGGCGCGGTGGCTGTCCCCGCAAGCCCGCCTGCACGGCAATACCGATCAACGCAACGGCGATCACCAGCAGGCACGCGAGCCCCTGCGAGAGGACGATGCGGCCTTCGACGCCGGCGCCGATCAAACCCGCGCCCGCGAGCGACGAGAGCACAATCAGCGCCCACTCGAACAGCGTCCGCACGAGCACCAGTCCCACGATCCCGGCAACGAGATAGACGACCCAGGCCGGCACATCGCCCGTGATGCCCTGCTGGCGGAGCAACAGCAGGCCGATTCCGCCGCCGGCGAGCGCGAGGACGAGCGCCACCGTGAGGATCATCCATTCGGGCTGGCCGGGCAGCAGGCGCGACCCGAGCGCCAGTCCGGTCAGGAAGCCGACGCCGGCGACGAACGCCCAGTAGAGACGGCGTCCGTATCCCAGCAGGACGAGGCCGACGAGGATCCCGGCGACAGACGACATGGACGAGCGCCCCTTTCTCGCCGCGGCGGCGGCGCGGGCGGCGCCGTAGGCTGCGAGGATAGCACCGAGCGCCCGTGAAAGTTCCTGGCCTCGCGTATTGACACTCCCCGCACGCCGGCAGTAGTGTGTGGCACCAGCAACCAGGCCAGCCGGCTCCACGCTCTGCGAGGTCACTCCATGAAGATCAGCGCGTTTCACTTGATGCCGCACCGGGAGCTGCCCGCCGATTTCGAGAAGCGCTACCCGTCCGTGTGGGTGACGCCGCCCTGGTGGGAGCTGGCCGATCCCGTCCGCGTGGGACAGTACTACAACTGGACGCTCGACGAGCTGCTGTTCGCGGCCCGCGCCGGCTTCGACGGCGTGTGCACCAACGAGCATCACCAGAACGCCTACGGCTTCATGCCCAGTCCCAACCTGATGGGCAGCGTGCTCGCCAAGGCCACCAATGATCTGCCCGTGGCCATCGTGCAGATGGGCGCCACGCTGCCTACCCAGAACCCGCCCATCCGCGTGGCGGAAGAGTACGCCATGCTCGACTGCATCAGCGGCGGGCGGCTGGTGGCGGGTCTGCCGCTTGGCAGCCCCATGGACGTCAACCTGTGCTACGGCATCACGCCCATGGAGCATCGCGAGCGCTACCGGGAGGCCTTCGCCCTCACGATGAAGGCCTGGCAGGCACGCGAGATCTTCCCGTGGAATGGCCGCTACTACCAGCTGGCCAACGTGAACCTCTGGCCCCGTCCCATCCAGCAGCCGCATCCGCCCGTGTGGGTGCCGGGCTCGGGCAGCATCAGCACCTTCGACTTCGCTGTCGAGAACGAGGTGTGCTACTGCTTCCTGAGCTATTCGGGCGCCCGCTCGGCCAAGGGCATGATGGATGGCTACTGGGACGTGGTCACCAAGAAGGGCCGCGACGCCAACCCTTACCGCGCGGGCTTCCTGCAGTTGGTGGTCGTGGCCGACACCGACGCGCGCGCCGAGGAGCAGTACGCGCGGCACGTGGAGTACTTCTATCACAAGTGCCTCCACGTCCCCGCCGTGTGGTTCTCGCCGCCGGGCAATCAGGATTACCGGAGCCTCCAGGCCACCGCGCGCAACCCCATGCGCCACGCGGTGAATACCAAGGAGCTCCGCTACCGCGACTTCGTCGAGAAGGGCTACGTCATCGCCGGCAGTCCCGCCACCGTCCGCCAGCGGCTCGAGGAAGAAGTCGTCAAGGGCCTCCGCGTCGGCAACCTGATGGTGCTCCTGCAGATCGGCTCCATGCCCCACGAGCTGACCCTGCAGAACATGGACCTCTTCGCCCGCGAAGTCCTCCCCTCCCTCCGCGGCTTCTGGGAGGACGAGGGCTGGGTCAACCACTGGTGGCCTGAGAAGCTCCGCAAGCGCGCCCCGGAGCCCGCCGTGGTCGCGGCGCGATGAGCAGTCTCAACGACACCCAAGCCCGCACCCTCTCCGTCTGGCAGAACCGCGTCCGCATGCGCGTGCTTTCGAAGGGCGCCGGCCCCGCGCTCGTCTTCTTCCACGGCCCCTGGGGCCTACACTGGGACCCGTTTTTGGACACGCTGTCTCAGCACTTCACCGTCCACGCCCCCGAACACCCCGGCACCACGCCCGGCGCGCCCGACGACATCTATCATCTGGATGGCCTCTGGGACCTGATCCTCTGCTACGACGAGCTGCTGGAGCAGATGGGCCTCGAGGGCGCGGCCTTCGTGGGCCATTCCTTCGGGGCCATGGTTGCCTGCGAGGTGGCCGCGGCCTACCCGCGCCGCGCCAGCCGCCTGGCCCTCATCGATCCCCTCGGCCTCTGGCGCGACGAGGCCCCCGTCGTCAACTGGATGATGTTGAACCCGCTGGAGCTGCCCGGCGCGATCTTCCGTGATCCCGCGAGCGCCGGCGCGCGTGTGATGTTCGCCCAGCCGGAGGACGAGGAGGCCCGCGTCACGGCCCAGGTCGGGCTCACCTGGGCCATGGGCGCCACGGGCAAATTCATCTGGCCCATCCCCGACAAGGGCCTGAAGAAGCGCATCCACCGCGTGAAGGCGCCGACGCTCCTGATCTGGGGCGCCGAGGACCGGCTCGTGCCGCCCATCTACGCCGAAGACTTCCTCCGGCACATCCCGGGCGCCCGGATTGAGACCGTAGATAAGGCGGGGCACGCGCCCCATCTCGAGCAGCCGGCAGCGGTGGCCGGCCTGGTCCGCGACTTCCTGCGCCCGTCAGGAGCGCCTGCCTAGATCCCTAAGCCGACATGCCCGGTACTTCGTCCTGCAGCTGGCCGAGAGCTACTTGACATCGACTCTCTTTCGGCAAATCCTTTGGCGTATCGAGCGACTCGCGGGGCATCCGACCTGATTCCCGAGTCCTGCACAGGGAGCGGGGGCAATGAGCAGGGAGAGGGGGCCGCGGCGGCGGTGTCTTTGCACGACACGGGCGGCGTGACCACACTCGGAGGCAACGGGCTGCACCGGCCCCAGGGGTTCCCAGCGTGGCTGCCGTTGACGTGTTGGGACCGGTTGACGAGCTGGCCAGCTCGGTGGACGCCGTCACCGGGGCGGCGATCGGTCCATATCGGAAATCCCGGCTGAGGATCTCCCGGGCAGCCCTGTCCATGGCCGACTGACCGGGTCGGGAACCCCGGCGCCGGCGGCGGAGTTACTCGTGCGGCGCTCCAGGCCGCCATGTCATCGGCGGCATCACCCCCAACCTCCGCTCCCAGAAGGAGAGACCGATGAGAACGGCAAGGCTTCTGTCCCTCGTCGTCGTCACGCTGTTGCTGTTCGCGGCCGCCTCGGCCAGCGCCCAGGCCCCGCCGGCCTACGGGCCGTTCATCACCCTCGAGCAGGCGAAGAAGGCCATGACGGGCGCGGAGGCCGAGGCCAAGAAGAACAACTGGCCGGTCGTCATCGTCGTATTGGACTCGGGCGGCAACCTCGTGATGCTCCAGCGCCTGGACAACGCCCAGTGGGGTAGCGTCGAGATCGCGAAGGAGAAGGCCCGCTCGGCGGTCGCGCTGCGCCGGCCGACGAAGGTGTTCCAGGACCTCATCGCACAGGGCGGCGCCAACCTCCGGCTCCTGAACCTCGGGTACAGCGTGATCGAGGGTGGCATCCCGATCGTGACGGACGGCAAGATCATCGGCAGCATCGGCGTCTCGGGCGTCACCTCCCAGCAGGACGCCCAGATCGCCCAGGCCGGGATCGACGCGCTGAAGTAGGAGCAGGGCCGGGGCAGGGCGCGGCGGCGCCGCGGGATCGGCCGCCGTTCCGCGTGCGATGTCCGGGTGCGCCCGTCGAACACAGGGCGATGTCGCGCGCGAGGCTTCACACGAATCGAAGCCAACGAAACGGCTTGATAGCTGACAAGGCAGACCCCGGGGGAAGACCCTCGGGACCTGCCTTGTCACAGCCGGCGCGCTTGAGGGCATCCACATAACGGCCCGTGCCAGTGATGAGCCGCCGGTCTTCCTTGCGCCGCGGCGAAGCGCCGATCAGGTCCTGGGGCGAGGTCACAGGGGGAGTGCATACGCCCAAGCGGAATCGCGCCAGCGTGCCGAGGCCGGGGCCAAAGTGATAAGGTGCGGCATGTTTCCGTAGCACACCCCCAACAAGGAGGTAGCAACATGCGAAGCGGCGTTCTGGCAGTCGCGGCGTTTCTCGTTGTCAGCTTGACGAGCCTGTCCGTCGCCGGCGCGCACGGTCCCACCGACCCGCCCCACCAGCTTTACCGGGTGGGCGATCTCACGCTCGAGAGCGGCGAGGTGATCAAGGACTTCGCCATCTCGTACGTGACGCACGGGACCCTCAACGCGAAGAAGTCGAACGCTATCCTGATGGTCACGGCTCTCACTGGCAACCACCACCGGCTCGACTTCCTCATCGGCCCGGGCAAGGCGCTCGACACCACCAAGTACTTTATCGTGTGCACCGACGCTATCGGCAATGGGCTTACGACCTCGCCGAGCAACAGTGTCGCGCAGCCCCGCATGCAGTTCCCGAAGTTTGCCATGCGCGACATGGTGCAGTCGCAGTACCGGCTCTTGATGGAGCAGCTGGGCATCAACCATGTCGTGACCGTCGTCGGGCCCTCCATGGGCGGCATGCAGGCCCTCCAGTGGGGAGTGAGCTATCCGGACTTCATGGACAGCCTCGTCGCCCTCGTGCCTCTCGCCCGGACGCCGGCCTGGAGCATTCTCGTGACGGAGGCGACCCGGAAGGCGATCATGCTCGATCCAGCCTGGAACAACGGCAACTACACGAGCCCGCCCGCGGCCGGCATCCGCGTGTGGCGCGACGTTCTAGGCTTCCTTGCCGCTCGCACGCCGGAGATGTACCGATACCAGTTCGCGAAGCCGCTCGACGTCCTGCCTTGGCTCAAGGCTCAGGAAGACAACCAGATCAATCTCTTCGACGTGAACAACTACATCTACCAGACGTGGGCGTACGACACGCACGATGTCGGAGCCACGCCGGGGATGGGCGGGGACTACGCGAAGGCCCTGCGCTCGATCAAGGCGAAGACGGTGATCATGGTGGGGACAAAGGATCTTCTCAACCCGGAGTGGGAGCCGCTCGAGGCGGCCCGCTACATTCGCGACGTCCGCACGATCACGATCAATCCCGACTCCATCACCGGGCACGCCGCCGCTGGTGGCTTCATTCCCGCGGACGTGGAGCTGATCAATCTGGAGGTCGGACGGTTTCTGGACGTCGTGACCCAACGTGGGGAGAAGCTCAAGTGAGATTGGGGCGACGGTAAGCGAGGGGGATGCGCAGTTTCGCGCCCGGCGGGCGGTCGAGGTCGTCTACCATAGCTATCTGACCGGGCTCATCCTGACCACGGTGAGCCGGCGGAGCGGCGCCGACGCGGCGGCGTTCGTGTTCCGCACCTTCCGGCGCCAGCACCTGGAGAAGTTCCTGGCCAGTCTCGCCAAGCTCGGCCTCTCGACGCTGCCGCATGCGGTGGCCTGCGCGCCGTATCACGACCTCTCGAACCGCCTGGGCGGCGTGCGCGTCGAGTACATGTGCGAGTCGGACCGGAAGGCGTGGGTGCGCTATCTGCCGCCGCGCTGGATCTACGAGGGTGCGGCTGTGACAAGGCCCCAGGGCCGCCGGGTCGGAGAACAGGCTTTATGTTACGTACGCGCGTCCCCCTTTGCCGCCGGCTAGCCCTTGACTGCGCCGGCCGTGAGGCCGCTCACCATGTACTTGTGGAGATAGATGTAGACGAGGACTACGGGAAGCGACGCGAGGGCAGCGGCCGCCATGAGCTGCCCCCAGAACGCAAAATCAGAGACCACGAACTCCGAGATACCGACCGGCAGCGTTCGCAGGCTGTCGTCGGCGATGAAGATCAGGGCATAGAGGAACTCGTTCCACGACAGCGTAAAGCAGAAGAGTCCGGCCGCGAGGAGTCCTGGCGCCGCCAGCGGCAGCACGATGCGCCACAGCGTCTGAAGCCGCGTGGCGCCGTCCACCAGCGCCGCCTCCTCGAGCTCCCTTGGAATCGAGCGGAAGAACCCCATGAGGAGCCACGTCACGAAGGGCACCAGGAAGGTCGGGTAGGCCAGGATCAGCGTGCCCAGCGAGTTGGTGTAGCCGATCTGGATGAAGGTCCGGTAGAGCGGGATGAACATGAGGCCGGGCGGAACGAGATAGGTGATGAGCACGAGGGCGCCGAAGGCACGCCGCCCGGGGAAGCGGAGTCGTGTCAGCGCATACGCGCCCGCCGAGCCTATGGCCAGCGAGAAGAGCGTGCTCGACACGGCCACCACGGCGCTATTTCTGAGCCAGAGGGCGAAGCGAGTCTCGTCGAAGAGATACGTGTAGTTCCCGATCGTGAACGGCATGGCGATATAGATAGCCTGGGACATGAGGATCTGCCGCCCCGTCTTGAAGGAGGTCACGAGGATCCAGTAGAGCG contains these protein-coding regions:
- a CDS encoding LLM class flavin-dependent oxidoreductase; this encodes MKISAFHLMPHRELPADFEKRYPSVWVTPPWWELADPVRVGQYYNWTLDELLFAARAGFDGVCTNEHHQNAYGFMPSPNLMGSVLAKATNDLPVAIVQMGATLPTQNPPIRVAEEYAMLDCISGGRLVAGLPLGSPMDVNLCYGITPMEHRERYREAFALTMKAWQAREIFPWNGRYYQLANVNLWPRPIQQPHPPVWVPGSGSISTFDFAVENEVCYCFLSYSGARSAKGMMDGYWDVVTKKGRDANPYRAGFLQLVVVADTDARAEEQYARHVEYFYHKCLHVPAVWFSPPGNQDYRSLQATARNPMRHAVNTKELRYRDFVEKGYVIAGSPATVRQRLEEEVVKGLRVGNLMVLLQIGSMPHELTLQNMDLFAREVLPSLRGFWEDEGWVNHWWPEKLRKRAPEPAVVAAR
- a CDS encoding alpha/beta hydrolase, whose translation is MSSLNDTQARTLSVWQNRVRMRVLSKGAGPALVFFHGPWGLHWDPFLDTLSQHFTVHAPEHPGTTPGAPDDIYHLDGLWDLILCYDELLEQMGLEGAAFVGHSFGAMVACEVAAAYPRRASRLALIDPLGLWRDEAPVVNWMMLNPLELPGAIFRDPASAGARVMFAQPEDEEARVTAQVGLTWAMGATGKFIWPIPDKGLKKRIHRVKAPTLLIWGAEDRLVPPIYAEDFLRHIPGARIETVDKAGHAPHLEQPAAVAGLVRDFLRPSGAPA
- a CDS encoding heme-binding protein, whose protein sequence is MRTARLLSLVVVTLLLFAAASASAQAPPAYGPFITLEQAKKAMTGAEAEAKKNNWPVVIVVLDSGGNLVMLQRLDNAQWGSVEIAKEKARSAVALRRPTKVFQDLIAQGGANLRLLNLGYSVIEGGIPIVTDGKIIGSIGVSGVTSQQDAQIAQAGIDALK
- a CDS encoding alpha/beta fold hydrolase — translated: MRSGVLAVAAFLVVSLTSLSVAGAHGPTDPPHQLYRVGDLTLESGEVIKDFAISYVTHGTLNAKKSNAILMVTALTGNHHRLDFLIGPGKALDTTKYFIVCTDAIGNGLTTSPSNSVAQPRMQFPKFAMRDMVQSQYRLLMEQLGINHVVTVVGPSMGGMQALQWGVSYPDFMDSLVALVPLARTPAWSILVTEATRKAIMLDPAWNNGNYTSPPAAGIRVWRDVLGFLAARTPEMYRYQFAKPLDVLPWLKAQEDNQINLFDVNNYIYQTWAYDTHDVGATPGMGGDYAKALRSIKAKTVIMVGTKDLLNPEWEPLEAARYIRDVRTITINPDSITGHAAAGGFIPADVELINLEVGRFLDVVTQRGEKLK
- a CDS encoding carbohydrate ABC transporter permease, which translates into the protein MSGRALRWLAVGLLLLLVAVPLYWILVTSFKTGRQILMSQAIYIAMPFTIGNYTYLFDETRFALWLRNSAVVAVSSTLFSLAIGSAGAYALTRLRFPGRRAFGALVLITYLVPPGLMFIPLYRTFIQIGYTNSLGTLILAYPTFLVPFVTWLLMGFFRSIPRELEEAALVDGATRLQTLWRIVLPLAAPGLLAAGLFCFTLSWNEFLYALIFIADDSLRTLPVGISEFVVSDFAFWGQLMAAAALASLPVVLVYIYLHKYMVSGLTAGAVKG